A window of the Brumimicrobium sp. genome harbors these coding sequences:
- the pyrF gene encoding orotidine-5'-phosphate decarboxylase has product MNRAQLIQEIKSTKSFLCVGLDTDLEKIPSHLLKLEDPIFEFNKAIIDATKDFCVAFKPNIAFYECLGPKGWESLKKTIDYIPENRFIIADAKRGDIGNTSKYYAKTFYEYLNCDAVTIAPYMGEDSVTPFLEHTNKWAIILVLTSNKGALDFQFMTNIQGEKLYERVLKKTSSWGSPENIMYVVGATRAEGIATVRNLVPDHFFLVPGIGAQGGSLEETAQYGWNKDCGLLVNSSRGIIYASQGDDFAEKAREKAKEIQDKMQKILEEKGFI; this is encoded by the coding sequence ATGAATAGAGCGCAGTTGATACAAGAGATTAAATCTACTAAATCCTTCTTATGTGTAGGATTAGATACAGATTTGGAGAAGATTCCATCCCATTTATTGAAATTGGAAGACCCCATCTTTGAATTTAATAAAGCAATTATTGATGCTACAAAAGATTTCTGCGTAGCCTTTAAACCTAATATCGCATTTTATGAATGTTTGGGTCCAAAAGGATGGGAGTCTCTAAAGAAAACAATTGACTATATTCCTGAGAACAGATTTATCATAGCAGATGCGAAACGTGGTGATATCGGGAATACCTCAAAATATTACGCAAAAACTTTTTATGAATACCTAAATTGTGATGCCGTTACAATTGCACCATATATGGGTGAAGATTCAGTAACTCCTTTCTTAGAACACACAAATAAATGGGCTATTATATTGGTATTAACATCTAATAAAGGGGCTTTAGATTTTCAGTTCATGACTAATATTCAGGGGGAAAAGCTGTATGAAAGAGTTTTAAAGAAAACGTCTTCTTGGGGCTCTCCTGAAAACATAATGTATGTGGTTGGTGCTACGCGTGCAGAAGGTATTGCCACTGTCCGAAACCTTGTTCCAGATCATTTCTTTTTAGTACCAGGTATAGGAGCTCAAGGTGGTAGTTTAGAAGAAACTGCTCAATATGGATGGAATAAAGATTGTGGTTTATTAGTAAATTCCTCTCGTGGTATTATTTATGCTTCCCAAGGAGATGACTTTGCAGAAAAAGCGAGAGAAAAAGCAAAAGAAATCCAA
- the prfA gene encoding peptide chain release factor 1, protein MDNSLLGKLEAIHYRFIEVGKLIVDPDIIADMDRYVKLNKEYKDLEELDRVYKDYKNVLENIESSKEILAEEKDPEMKEMAKMELEELQDKLPELEDEIKYLLIPKDPEDDKNAILELRAGTGGDEACIFVEDIYRMYTMFFKEKGWKVDVLNSHEGGTKGFKEIALEIEGDGVYGTLKFESGVHRVQRVPETESQGRVHTSAITVAVLPEAEEVDFKLDMNDVRKDTFRASGAGGQHINKTSSAIRLTHIPSGMVVECQDGRSQHKNLEKAIQVLRSRLYQIELDKAHEERAAQRKTLVSTGDRSAKIRTYNYPQGRITDHRINKTIYNLVNFMNGDIQEMIDALKMAENAEKLKGQEANV, encoded by the coding sequence ATGGATAATTCGTTATTAGGAAAGCTAGAAGCGATTCATTATCGCTTTATAGAAGTAGGAAAATTGATAGTTGACCCGGATATTATTGCCGATATGGATCGCTATGTGAAGTTGAATAAAGAATACAAAGACTTAGAGGAGTTGGATAGAGTTTACAAAGACTATAAAAACGTATTGGAAAACATCGAATCCTCCAAAGAAATTTTGGCCGAAGAAAAAGATCCTGAAATGAAGGAGATGGCTAAAATGGAATTGGAAGAATTACAAGATAAATTACCCGAATTAGAAGATGAAATCAAATATCTCTTAATTCCAAAAGACCCGGAAGATGATAAGAATGCTATCTTGGAATTAAGGGCAGGAACAGGAGGTGATGAGGCTTGTATCTTTGTGGAAGATATCTATAGAATGTACACTATGTTTTTCAAAGAAAAAGGGTGGAAGGTAGATGTTTTAAACTCTCACGAAGGTGGCACAAAAGGGTTTAAAGAGATTGCATTAGAGATTGAAGGGGATGGTGTATATGGTACTTTGAAATTTGAATCGGGTGTACACCGCGTACAGCGTGTGCCAGAAACAGAATCACAGGGACGTGTGCACACTTCCGCTATCACTGTAGCCGTTTTGCCTGAGGCGGAGGAAGTGGATTTCAAATTGGATATGAACGACGTACGTAAAGATACTTTTAGAGCATCTGGTGCGGGTGGTCAGCACATCAATAAAACGTCTTCGGCTATTCGTTTGACACATATACCATCGGGAATGGTAGTTGAGTGTCAGGATGGTCGTTCTCAACATAAAAATTTAGAAAAAGCAATTCAGGTATTGCGTTCTCGTTTGTACCAAATCGAATTGGATAAGGCGCACGAAGAAAGAGCAGCACAGCGAAAAACTTTGGTGTCAACTGGTGATCGTTCGGCTAAGATTAGAACTTATAACTATCCACAAGGTAGGATTACCGATCATCGTATCAATAAAACTATTTATAATTTGGTGAATTTTATGAATGGAGACATCCAAGAGATGATTGATGCGTTAAAAATGGCGGAAAATGCGGAAAAGCTAAAAGGGCAAGAAGCAAATGTGTAA